The genomic DNA TTCCATTTAGGTTGTATGAGGTATTGGCTACTGCTGGAAGTAATGCTGTCAGTTGTTACATAGACAATTCCCGCACACTTAAGAAAAGTTAGGATTTTCAAGTTAGTACTTCCTGTGTATCTTTGACAAGATACGCTAAAGCTCTGCAGCCTACAGATTGCAGCTGAAGACAGGCTCAAAAGCAGAGAGTGGTGATTTAAGTTTTATAACTTACTGTTTCTGAGTGAAACTTCTTTAGGCATGCTGAGCCATCATGAAAACCTTGTGCAGCATCTTAAAAAGAGGGCAAGGAGTGGGTGGGGTATAATTTCTTCAATCTCAGTGTGTTACGcaacttttctctcctttccttttttgtgttgtttcctGTTTGTAATTTTTTCAGTCTTCCTCTTTCTGCCTCCCTGTTTTAGTGTCTTCCTCTTTCTGCTACTTTCATGTACGTTTATCCAGCTTCCCCAGATGTCTGAGGTGTATGAATTCCCAATGCATTATTCCTCTTAGAGTCTGGAGTTCAGTAATTTTGATTTGAAAGATTTAATAAGCATCTTAGAATCTTAAAGGAAAGCACAATGTGAAAGGTATTCTCTGACTACAGAAATCAGTTCCTACTAGTAAATAAGAGGCAAGagttagagggagagagagagcgagcgagcgcgagAGAAAGGATGTGTTTAGCCATGTGAACGTTCTTGTTTCCTGATTTACAGTGATTTACAGTCGTCATCAGCATCTCTCCTACAATgatctttttttatttgctttatgatATACATTCCATAACTCCAAAATGATGATGCCGATCCAAGAAGGATTTCTGAGACTTCTTCATACACACACTTCTGAAATATGTCATCTTTATTGCTTATACAATAACATATTGTGGGCAATTATAACGATATCACGAAAATACATCTTCTTTCTACTCATTCCTCTCCATTTGATGATACTGCCACAGAAAGCAAATTATGGGACCATACACTGTGTCCTAACAATAGAAAAAGCACCttaagcttttaaaagaaaggcCCCATTTCTTCTGGTCTTAAGTATCTTCTAAAATATCAAACCAAATCCATCTGTGAGTCTATTGTGAAACAATTACATTAAGAAAAATGTGAAGGGAAATCAAGAGTCCTCAGAAACTGAGAGAAGAGTTAAGattcttaaaaacagaacaacttGCATGTGAATATGAAGATCCTATTCAAAGCTAGACagaaaatttggattttttccaAAAGCAAGATTAAAGTGGGTTCAAAATAAACTTGCATCACACAGTGATTctagtttgtcttttcttttaagcagCGCTGAACAGCTGAGAATCATTCACCTTACTTTAGCacacatttttttgaaagaaaaagggcagaggcaatattaatttttaagcAATGTGAGCACAAGAAATCTGATGCCAAACTGCCCTTTTTGCTCCTGGGATTGTGCTGAGCTAATTCCCAAGGCATTCTTCTGAAAATGTATcctttggattaaaaaaagaggcaaaaaaacacCCTCTTGGATCCTACTGTTTTAGTTTTCCCTGTGTGCATCTTCTGGTTTGATTTAGGAATGTACTGCTTGGTTCCCATGTGGATTGTTGTTGTAGtatttattttggaaggaaaagtgaGTATATGGTTCACGCCTTAACCTTGTCAAGCTTCCCCCTTACCAGCTTGAACTGACACCATAGAAATTCTGAAAGGAAAGGCCACAGCCAAAATTAATCATAAACATTAACCATAAAATATTACTCTTGACCTTACCAAGGGGCAGACCTCTAGGAATAACATCCTGCTCCTTAAGAAAATAACATCCCTCTCCAACTGAGAGGAGCAGACGGTCTCGTCGATGCGTGACGGACGTGCTGACCTGTGCCTCAGGGAGTAACATCCGATTTCAACTCAGAGGGTAATAAGCACTCCAGGCCTTACATTATGGAAGTTCTTCCCCCAACACAGCCCTATACATAAGCGTTGGCAGCTTCCGCCTTATGCATAGAACAAGTCTTATCCAAGACTGTGCTATAAGGTTAGCTTTTTATGCAAGGCCAAACAGAATGAGGCTGAAACTAGAAAAATTGTATTTGCCACCCCAACCTTCCAAACTGTTTGGACCTGCATGAAAACTATATATACTTCTGACACCACACATCATTGTACAAACAGTGAGCCCTGAGGAAAGACTACAATCCGTTGCTCCTTTGCGATATTCCACTTGACTCTGTtctctgaattcttttttctCAGAGGCACAATCCACAGGTAGAGAAGCCATTTCCATAGCTGTCGTGCAATATGTTGTTGAGTAGCAAATCAAATTAATAATAACCTTAGAAATCTGAAAAGCCCAGATCCAACAGGTAGTGCTCAGTACTAactttatttggaaaagaaataagagattAAAGAACTCCCTCTTTTACTGAAAGTAAGCAGAGAAAAGACTTGTGTGCCTAAATGAAGCAAGACTTGCAGCAGTGAATGAAGCAGCTCCTAAACATCACAAAGAAATCTACAAATGGAACTATAAACCAGATGATTGTTTCCCAAGAGACGTTGGTTGTACTGGCACTGACAGTGACAGATTTTAGCAGCAAGATGTTGAATTTATGTCCAGGATGTACTGCAGAGATATTTCTGGTTTTGCATTCTTCCCTGAATTCATTCTCTTGTCAGCAAGGACAAGATGGAAGGAGCACCAAGGAAATGACTTTGTAGAGGGttcttctcagagaaaaaaacagaaaatccccTCCTCAAAATCACCTCACCGAATGATTTTGATCTTCCATTTTCCATATGGATCATCAGTCCAAGATGGAAACCGAGCTGCCTGTTGGGGCAGACAGATTAAGTGGGAAGAGAACTGAGGGAAGAATAGAATGTTATTCCTAAATGTTGGTAGTTTCAACAACGACGTGAACATGGTGTTTTATAGAACATTAAAGGAAGAATTTTGCCTTATAACCCTTTTATTCCCCCATGCTGAGACAGAAAGCAGGGTTTATCTCATTCATTGAATCAGGTTAGTTAAAGAATTAACTTCAAGGTTTTGCAGTTAAATTATTGCTAGGTTAAAGCTTATTTGGATTTATTTACCACACTGAAGTGCAGACATGCTCCTAGTGAGTGAATGTGGCAGATTTGATAGAGATGGTAGAGGTTACTGCAGTAAGATCTCTTGGGTAAATTCCTTAAGGCAAATGAATATTTTCGCAGGAACTGATTTGTACTTGAAGATAGGTGTAGCCTGTTCATATCTAACAAATATAAACTGTACCCTCCACGGATGGCTTGTTTCTGGCAACACAATATAACTCAAATTTTTTCAAATTGAGTATACTTCTACTGTCACGCTAATGCCAATACATCACTGCTGTTATTAATAAGCTATTTATACAGATTCTGACAGTAGACTAGGCTTCATCTTGGAGATCAGTACCTAACTCTCATATTTCTTCCCTCTTGCCCTCTATTTCTTCCCACCATCCATCACACTGACTCTTACTTCCTATCCTATCCTGTGAAATAgacactaccttttttttttttcaccaagaGTAAAACAGATCAAGGTGGTTCCATGTGTGTAAAGATAAATGTTGAGACTCACATCTTTCCTTGTGCGGCTCCCATTAAATTTCATTGGGGAACATTTGCACACCTTTCAATATGAGGCACAAAGGCTAATGCTGCAATAGATTTTCTGGGTCGCGTAACATCATGCCAGTTTTAGGAAATAAGTGCTTCTGCACTCTTCTTAATTGAAATCATATGCAATTTAAAACACCATGTTTTGTGACTTGGTTGTCCAGTCTATTCAGATAACCCATCCTCTAATGGTTCAGGTGATATATTCATGTCTAAGAGAAGATTAACAAAAGACATCCTGAAATTATGTAAACAGTACTTCAAAGTATTCATAATAAATAAAGATAGTTGACTAGATATTCTAGGTCTGGAGGTGTGGCAAAGGAAGATGAGGCATGAAGATGCATTTGTACCTAAGGCAGTTGTCACTGGGAGAGATTTTTGCTTTACCTAGCCTCTTTCTTGAGGTGAGGTAACAGGAAGTCTTCTCAATTTGCTTAGTAAAGTGATAAGAAGAGAAGAATATTTATTGTCATGTACCTGTGCATTATGTTTTGTTCTTGATAATGGAACTAAAATATTGGTTCTGAATGgtagaagttttattttgttttataaagaacATTACTGCAGGAACTAAAGTTGATGGTTGAGGAATAAGGAGGCTGGTGTCTTCTGATAGCCCTTCCACACtagctgtttaaaaaatattgccAGGAAAGCATTTCTATCAGTTGGCTAAACAATGAGAGTTTCATTGGCAAAGTTCAGAATTTCCTTCAGAGGAAAACAGACTCTGACTTTTTGAACTTTCAGACTAATGGGCTGAGCAAAGTGAAAAACAATTGTTTAGAGACATCATACATGGATCTAAGGGACAGATGGCTCTGAACTGTGCCAGGGAATTATGATAAGACATGCAGGCTACAtaccaggttttttttttccattttgcttttttttaatcactgttctTTCCCTTACGTTTGTTCTCAGTCTCACTTGCCTTTCATTGTTTCTCAGTAGCAGTGAATATATGAGGCATTCTGCTAGAAACCTGAGACCACTTAATAATAAGCCTTAAGCTGAGTTCAACCCACATTCACAGAGCAATGGCTTCCTTGAACCTGAAGATCCAAATTGAAGGCAAGACCTCTTGGACGTTACAGTTGCTCAGAGGCCTCCAGTGATGTCCATTCAGGGGCagctttcctttgaaaacataGTCTCTACATAAAGAATCCTAAAAGCAACTTGATGGTGAAATTAAAGACCTATGTAGCTTACACTCCCAATGCAAGGAAATGGATTAACTTTTCTTTCAACTCCTGCTGCTTAATGTTGATTTAATATATTGTCTTGACTTTTAATAAGGTTATTGAAAGATAAAAGCTGTATGAGGAACTGTGTCACAGATGCAACAGTCAGAACTTcatatgcaaaattaaaaaaaaaaattataataaaaagaaaactgaatattGCTTGCATAAAATCTGGCTTTGTTTTGATACACAAAAAGGCAGCGTTCCACACTGAGTTTTTCATGAATGTCTTAAGTATATAACGCTTCTGATGCCACCCCAGTTGCCTATATATAGATCTGTCTTgtgtaaagaatttaaaaagcattagaaTGGAGAAATCAAAGAGACAATAAATTTTAAACCAATCTTATTGTCTGCAGCCTAAAGTGTTATTAAGATCAAAGTGGAGCAAACATCTGGCATTTGCCTTTCTGCAAAAATTAGATCAAATTACCTACCATAGGATTTAGATCTATTCAGTAAGTTCTTTCCATTGTACACATAGTTTTCTTTCCCAAAAGCTAACATCTTCATCCATTTGGAGTTGAAACAAATTAATGACAAAAATGGAAATGTAAGTTCCTCATGAACGTCTGTTCCCTGAGGGACATTCAAGGTCCTCCAAATCCTAAGAAGAGAGGTTCAGCTAGCCTTCATCTTTGACATGAAGTATAATTGTCTAGGAATCAACTTTACTGAATACACACAACCCAGTCTTCCTCcttgaaaaataaagtatttatgtCTTTGTGGTGATTATTTTCATTGTTGACTTTATGTTAGAATAATCACTCGTAAAAGTGCTTTGTTAAAAAGCACACTGGTCTATACTTTTACGTAAAAACTTTgcaaatgtacattttaaaatatacttaatgCATTCCTTGGTTTTGATACCTTTGTTTAGAGAGCTAAATATCAAAAGTATTTTATATCTGTATAATACACTATTTTGTTCCCTGAATTGAAGAATACACTAAgcaaagctaagactgagaataCCTATCAGTAATTTAATTCAGTAAagtttaacataaaataaaaaatattaaagtcTGCAAATTCATCATTAAGGAAATCAAAAAATCTTAACAGTGCTCTGTAGTGATGCCATGCAGTAACTATAAAATTATGATTAATGAATTTTAGTGTTGGTGTCCCAGATGAGCTGTAACTGATATTAATTCTTTCCAATTGCTTTCTTGCTGGAATCCATATTGATATTACTAGGCAGAAGGATTAGATATAGATCTCAATTGTTCTAGAGTTGGAGATATTAATTTAACCTTTGTTCTTTTGATCTCTTGTAATATGAATTGGAATATAGCTGTTTCCATAAGgcattctttgaaaaagaaatgcaaacagggccatttcacattttatttgcaGATCTTTTATTGGGAGTCAGTCTAACTTCTTTACTTGATTCATCCGCAAGCTATGTGACTTACATCTGTATCACAGCAAGGAGAAGTTATTGCATATTGCAACttagaagtttatttttttaatgtgatccCAAGAACTCTTCTTTTATGTCAATATATAAGTTGATCCTCACATCTTGCTCCACAGTCACTTAAAAGAAGTAGATTATGAATTTTATTtccaatatttttagaaaataggaGAGTGAGCAAGTGACAGTTAAAATTTCTACACTCCTCCCCCCACACCCATAAAAGCTAAGAGAGGAATTCAGGCAGCCAGAACCCACACATTGTCAAGGGGCACCTTAAAGGCATCAGCTACATTCCCAGGCAGCCAGCGCAGACAAGCTTCAGATGTTTTTATGAAACTGCATTACAAGGTAGCATCAAAAATCTGCACTACTGGGATTGGTTGTGATGTGTGTATATTGCTGTGTATTTCTGGTTGATGTCTCAGctgataaataaaaaatagagcaAGGTGTCTGCATCTTATTATGATTAATCTTTTTGATACCTTAAAGCCAAGATCTGGTCTTTATTGAAAACCTGTAGCAGTGATATCTCCAGTGTTTTGACTAAATCCTAATATACATTAATTTTTACACTCCCTGCGTTTTCCTTTAAAATCCTTTGATTAGTGCAACTATTCAGATAAGCAGAATTActcagaaataattttggaaCCTGTATTGCTGCTATTAAGTGACCGTTGTATTTCAGTAATTAATGAAGCACGTTTGAACCATTTGAAGGGAATAAGAGctatattcttttaaaagagaagaaaactgtgTGTAAGTGGAACACTGGCTAAGCAAATGTTCATACTAGTCTCATCCTTCTAGCAATGACTTGATGTTTCTTTTTCAGGAAATCTTTTGGAACGAATAGCTCTAGGTTCAAGCTTATCTACGGCACAGCACAAAGAAACCTCAGTCCCCAAAGGTACCACTCTCCAGTGCTTCCTTCTTTGCACAGGAAAAAGTAAATTACAAGGTTAAATTACTGCACCAGTTTTGCAAATTTTCCTAGACAGGCAATGCTGCTGACAGGCAGCTGGAGTGGAGCCACGATGCTGCCTGTTCCACTGACCCATCCAGAACACGCCATACCTACTGTGCGCATGTGTTGCTCAGATGTCTTGCACATGCTCAGCAAATCTGACATGCTCTTGAAGCCTTAGTCTTACGTGTGTGCCAATCAACTGCACAGCACATGGATATCAGAGCACACAATCACAGAAATCACCAGGCAGAAATCTAGCCTCGGTtacagggaggaaggaaggaaggaaagagtcttatttctgttttcctgaaaactTACTAAGATGTGTGGATTGTCTCTCTCTGGTCTTCTTTTGTTCAGTGTCACCATCTACAAAGCACGTGGGACTTCACAGTGGATGCATCTTCAATTCAAAGTTGCTTTGTAGGCCAAAAGTAAATTGACTGTCCTAGTTTATTAGCATAAAAATAATACCACCGTAGTACTAGAAAGTAGTAGAAAGATAAGTCCGAGaggtttttctctgtttttctctttgttttaaatcTTCAGATAAAGATATATATGCGTATCTTTTCATGGAAATGTATTGTGTCCAATGGTACCCATGTCTCAGACCAGAACAAATCAATTGCCTTTTAGAAATAACGATTCATAAAATTTTAGAAGCACAGAAAAGCTAGACGtgaatgaaaaattaaacaaaaagcaacaacaacagcaacaacaagctTTAGAAGCTTTTAGACAAAGCTAGACCTAAAAAACCACAAGCAAACAGTGGACTGGTCAGCTTTGTGTTTCACAAGGGCTTAGCGTGAAGAAAAACACACAGGCTCTTATCACCAGCCtgcttttcagaactgaaaactgGACATCTGAATCTTTTCTTCGGTTATCTGTGGGTGCTCCAGGAAGACACTTCCTGCTGGTCACTCATAAGAGTGTATATCTAACTATGTCCTTGTTATTCCTTTGAACTGAAAGGTATATCTCTGAAAATTGTTAGTGTTATATGTCTGTTCAGAGGCCTATGTGAAATGAAAGACTATTCTCAGTCCAGCTGAGTGAGATGGTGGTCCCTGTCAGAGAAACTTTCATCCCAAGGGCAGAAAATGGCACCATTACTGAAGACAGTAGGTTGGCACAGGGATCTGGACTGACTGATTGATTCCCTCACGCATCTAACAAGAGTGGCAGGTGAAATGATATAATCTGTACTGCTATTGCCCATCTCCTACCTGCTGAGTGGAAAGTGCAAAGTAATCCATTCTCTGTGGTTGCAGTCTTTCCTCAATGCCAGCCTTCCTCAAGTGCTGTCAGCAGGGATGGAGAAGTTAAAAGGTAATGACAAACCTTTCTGTActctttatcattatttttcatcCTCTCGGTCCCTATTTACAGCTTCGAAAGTGTTGTGTTGCAAAAGAGTTCCCGATACTTTTTTAAAGGTGGACGTGAAACTGATAAACAGGCAGAAAACTGAGGTAAGGTATAAGGCAGGCTCATTAAATCCAACTTTAATTCTACAACAGTTCAAGTTTGATTTATATTTGGAACTGTCACTGTATGGTTTGCAAGGGGAAAACTGTGAGTAAAGATTGagattttccttctgtaaattgTGGAAGGGTAAGGGGGAAGTGGTAGATCTCATTTAAAAACCTTATTGAGGTAGCCGTGGTGAATGATGGTGCCATTGCTTGTCTCTGTGTCTCACTGTCATAATGTAAGTCCTTTTATAACTAGACGAAACCACAGAAGTCAGAGTAAAGTACAACAGATCCAGAAAGAGCTAGAAACTTaaggaagaaataataataaaaaaaaacaatagacATGGGCTagagaattttttatttatttgttactaGTAGTTAAAATGACGTACAAAATGCTGGGAAGAAAAAACTCCAATTCTATTCagttacaaaataattaaaacttcattttaaaccAAGTTTTGCTTTGTGAGACCAAGCATGAAAATACTGCAGCCTTAGGTTATATAGTCCATTGTTTTTAGAATAAAGCAGATATTTAAATACATGTTGTGGCTGATATTTAATATCTTGTATAATTGTAAGTTAGCAGAACTTTCTTACTCTCAGGCAATAACTAGCAATTCATAAAAGTTCTTTGTAtaaaatttacatatttattggggggggggacgtgCCTCAAGGGGAATTCCTTTGTGATCTATGCATAGGCTGTTTTGGAACATAAAGATTTGTAAAATTTTTATCCATTTTCCTTTAGAATGCTAACTTAATGTTAAATCAAAGAGCTAGTAATGTCTAAAGCTTTGCTTAACGTCTAAGAGTTTAGGGACATAGTAGCCTAGGATGAAATCCTATCACTGTTAAAAGACAATAGTTCTGCTATCAACTTCAAATGAAGATAAAATTTCATTCTTAAGGTTTGCCTATTTATTGCAGAACCATTAGCTAGTATATAACTTTCAACAAAGATCGACATCGGCCCTTGCAGCTCCAAACCAActcaaaaaagtaatttaaaggaaaacaaccCCTGTAAATTATCAGTGAAAAAGGATTTGTATTAATAATAACATTAAATATCCATATCTTTCTGTTTAACTATTCACATTCCACACAGTGGAAATCTACCTCCCATAATTCCAGATTTTaaaactggattttaaaatccATGAATAAATGTGTCAAACCTACTGAATGAGAGTACACCAGATGCAATGCATTTTAATAATATGAAACAATGAGTTGCAATCTCTTAATCTTACAGATGCAGTCCTTACAGCAgtatattttacagtaaaaatatattaattgcaGAGATGTAGGAGATGGCCAATAATTGCACAATACATTGTGTAACAGCTGTGGCTTTAATATAATGACTGCACATTTTATGCATCTGTGACATGCCACtgtatatttttccctttggacatgctaacaaaagcagaaatttctTTCTCACAGTTCAATGGACAGAAATACTGTCAAGATAATCAGCCTGTGGCTGAGAGAGGCATTTGGTGTGAGAAAGAGCAGTGGCACTGATAGTAGATACAAAAGAATATTGTGGCTGAATGGTAAACTAAGTCCTGGGCTATAGAAGACCCATCATACAACTAACTTGGACCTTCTTCTCATTTCACTCATATCAGTAGGGGTTGCTTTAAGGCCCAATACTAACTCTACCTGAGACAGTCGGCATAGCAGTATGCATTTGCTTAGGTGCAAAACTGGAACAGAATTTGCTGTTAGGGTCCCCTAGGCATGGGTCTCGGCCGGGAGGTGGGCAGCTCCTTCAAAAGCCAGCGCCTGGGAAAGGGTGAGCAGTTTGCGCATCGCGAGACACAGCCAGCGAGGCAATGGCTCGCTCCCACCAAACCCCTAGGaaaagggaagtgctgcagccccggggcagggctgcCTCTCAGGACAGCCAGCCTAGAGGCCACCTAGATAAAACAACTTCTTTTGCAGGCCCTTCTGTGCTCTTGTCGAAACCCACACTTCTGATCTAGCTCCACCACCTAATCCTGAAGGCCCGAGAACCCAGGGTACTCTCACAGGTGAGGCACATGGAGCTGCTGGAAGTCATGTGTCCCCTTTCATGTTTTTCCCCCTGAAATGAGAGGGGCAGTTAGCCCTTAATTTTTAGGAAATTCTCTTTACTTAGTCCAAATCCTGTTTAAATGCAAGTCTGTGGTAAAAGATGTAAAAAGAGAATTATTGCTGGCAAAGCTCTGCATCTCTTTTTCAACAAACTGCATGCCTGTGGCGGAGctaaaataacaataacaatgcAATGTTTACTAGTCATGAATGTCGTGTCTTTTGTCTCTTGTGTGGTTATTGCATTGGCAGTCACATGAtgcttgttttaatttctgctttgctctttATGTGCTAAATTACTGCCATTTTGTACTTGATCTTGGTTAGCAAGATTTCTGCGCTGTggtatgtatgtttttgtttatgtgtgtgaaaaagagaagaagcgAGTTCAGATACACACAGTGGAGTATGCATACTCACCGTATGTATGTATAGATACCAATGAATAAAAGAtactgcatatacatatatatgtaaatatgaagAATAACTGATATCTGAAATACAAGACACCAAATGGATCTAGTGGCAGAAGAAAGGGTTTTGATCAACTTAGCCATTagaattcagaaatacatttatagTCTTGTATATAGTTTCTCTTTAATTTATGTAATATATGAATAGGTctataaattaaagcaaaacGTAAACAGAAGACAATATCTCTTTCTGCGTCTTGCTATTTatgtatctttctttttcctctcttttatatTCCCCCATCTACTTACTTTGaccctttttttcctaacttgctGTAATTCTGTTAGCTGTCCACCTATACCGATTTTTTTCACACTCCTGCTTCCCCCCGTTGTTCTGCCAACATGGCTTTTGGattacagttattttttaaagaagtatgtTAGAAACTCCCTACACAGTTGTTATTCTCTGTGATGGTTTGCTATGGCTTAACTGCTTTTAGCCTACTTTATATTTAAGAGTAGATTCATGCTTTCCAACTTATTGTCCACGCACTGTGACGTTTCTCTTAATACGCTAAAAGCAAATAGCATGGCAGGTGAACATTAGCAAAAGCCACAGCTCCACTTTCCCAGTAAGTGGCAAAAATGTGGACGTGCACTAGAAAGCCTAATTATTGTGATGTTGAGGCTGTGGGTAAatagattttaatatttcatacccctgttaaaaataattttgccatAGTGAACATTCATCTGTTTGGCTTATACacatcccttttctttcttgcacacaaacacacacatgcatgtccTTCCCTTatgtccattttttttcttgttttttttttcaggtaattcACTAGGTTGCTTTCCGTTGTGTCCAGCCCGGAGGGTATGCTAGTTTATGCCGCTCACTTTCACACTGGCAAGGATTGCATACAGTCAGAGTGCAATCAGGATAATATTTTCCTCAGATTAGTCCAAGTCGATAGATATACACCGGCATTCCTTAACTCGGgtgattcttttcttctttctagggGGCTGAAGCTCAGGGCAATTAAGTGTAACAGTCATGGTGGTAAATTTCTTGGGCTTGCAGAAGGAACAAGACTGGAAAGAGCCTTCCTCTTTACGGACATGCCTTGGGATGTAAAAGGAATTGCACTGGCCGTAGCAGAACCGGTTGATAATGGTACGACTGTTGCAGCCTTCTTCATGGATAGTTTGTTTGAGGGGTTGAGTTTTACACCAATCCCGTTTTAGGTATTTGCGCTCAGTGATGTGCAGTGCCTCCTGACtagactccagcacctcttcgGCAGGCATTGAAGTGCCTTTCCCTCGCTCTCGATGCCTAgagcctggctgctgctgtgtctgCGTTTGCTCTGAATCATTGGGCTGATCTTTGTCAGGAGGTGGGATAGCACCTTGAGATCCACgattcctctttctcccttc from Struthio camelus isolate bStrCam1 chromosome 5, bStrCam1.hap1, whole genome shotgun sequence includes the following:
- the GREM1 gene encoding gremlin-1; this translates as MVRPLYAIGAVFLLVGFLLPTAEGRKRNRGSQGAIPPPDKDQPNDSEQTQTQQQPGSRHRERGKGTSMPAEEVLESSQEALHITERKYLKRDWCKTQPLKQTIHEEGCNSRTIINRFCYGQCNSFYIPRHVRKEEGSFQSCSFCKPKKFTTMTVTLNCPELQPPRKKKRITRVKECRCISIDLD